A region of Streptomyces sp. TG1A-60 DNA encodes the following proteins:
- a CDS encoding FAD binding domain-containing protein → MTTHAPQAAQAVTLPGSLDEAVAALAAMPWAVPVAGGTDLMAAVNSGQLRPAALVGLGKISEIRGWQYQDGHALLGAGLTHARMGRPDFAALIPTLAAAARAAGPPQIRNAGTLGGNIATAAPTGDALPVLAALEATLIIAGPGGARREMPVSHLLAGMEMLRPGELIGFVRVPLLHAPQVFLKATGRTGPGRAVASVALVLDPARRGVRCAVGAVAPMPLRPLDAEAWVGRLIDWDGERTLVPEALQAFGEYVAAACIPDPVPEADGSAPPLPPAVLHLRRTVAALARRALGRALS, encoded by the coding sequence TTGACCACGCACGCACCGCAGGCGGCGCAGGCCGTGACCCTGCCCGGCTCGCTGGACGAGGCCGTGGCGGCCCTCGCCGCCATGCCCTGGGCGGTTCCGGTGGCGGGTGGCACGGACCTCATGGCCGCGGTCAACTCCGGGCAGCTCAGGCCCGCCGCGCTGGTCGGTCTCGGCAAGATCAGCGAGATCCGCGGCTGGCAGTACCAGGACGGACACGCCCTGCTCGGCGCCGGCCTGACGCATGCGCGGATGGGGCGCCCGGACTTCGCGGCGCTCATTCCGACGCTCGCCGCCGCCGCGCGCGCCGCCGGACCGCCCCAGATCCGCAACGCGGGCACCCTGGGCGGCAACATCGCGACGGCCGCCCCCACCGGGGACGCGTTGCCCGTGCTCGCCGCCCTGGAGGCCACTCTGATCATCGCGGGTCCGGGCGGGGCCCGCCGAGAGATGCCCGTCTCGCACCTGCTGGCCGGCATGGAGATGCTGCGCCCCGGTGAACTCATCGGGTTCGTGCGCGTGCCGCTGCTGCACGCGCCCCAGGTCTTCCTGAAGGCCACCGGTCGCACCGGCCCCGGTCGCGCGGTCGCCTCCGTCGCCCTCGTCCTCGACCCCGCCCGGCGCGGGGTGCGCTGCGCCGTGGGAGCCGTAGCGCCGATGCCGCTCAGGCCCCTGGACGCCGAGGCCTGGGTCGGCCGGCTGATCGACTGGGACGGCGAGCGCACCCTCGTTCCCGAGGCGCTGCAGGCCTTCGGCGAGTACGTCGCAGCCGCCTGCATCCCCGACCCGGTCCCCGAGGCCGACGGCTCCGCACCACCGCTTCCGCCGGCCGTACTGCACCTGCGGCGCACCGTCGCCGCGCTGGCCCGACGAGCACTGGGGAGGGCACTGTCGTGA